A section of the Streptomyces sp. SLBN-118 genome encodes:
- a CDS encoding sensor histidine kinase, with translation MIEIPDLAVGGLAAGTLSAFVLGGGLLRSRRQRARQREEIATLHAHLDVARQEVDRAAQAFTAEVVHLAQRRIPAEATRAAHPHVQVPGPLHPELAGSGLGAGMDSVVAGLLAAMAQERKRVDAAARAGMRGATREIQAGLYRLQDVLRGLQQRYDDPDLAQTLFELDHENEQSLRRAQVAAVVCGAWVGLAREESHLVDAVTGGQSRLVGYHRVQVHNHLEEGTALVSHAVEPVAIIVAELLDNALRHSSPDTTVAVNLERAHHGVSVTIDDAGVGMASEERAYAQRMVAGGDPILLSELGDPPRMGLAAIGQLTRQFDLSVDLSTPSPYGGVRAVLLVKNHLLSRIDPTERPPAASAARSTRQAAPAAPTAPPAPVVEPRPARVPTPVARDTAPVTHESAPEPDGDVLPRRRRRVRADDLPAQAGSAAPEPPPARTPEEAAAALGALQSGTAAARSATDAEGNDPR, from the coding sequence ATGATCGAGATACCGGACCTGGCCGTCGGCGGCCTGGCCGCCGGGACCCTGTCGGCATTCGTTCTCGGGGGCGGGCTGCTGCGTTCCCGTCGTCAACGGGCCCGGCAGCGCGAGGAGATCGCCACCCTGCACGCCCATCTGGACGTCGCACGCCAGGAGGTCGACCGCGCAGCGCAGGCGTTCACCGCCGAGGTGGTCCATCTCGCGCAGCGGCGTATTCCGGCCGAGGCCACCCGTGCCGCGCATCCGCATGTCCAGGTGCCCGGCCCCCTGCACCCGGAACTCGCCGGGAGCGGACTGGGCGCGGGGATGGACAGCGTGGTGGCCGGGCTGCTGGCCGCGATGGCGCAGGAGCGCAAGCGGGTCGACGCGGCCGCCCGCGCGGGCATGCGAGGTGCCACACGGGAGATCCAGGCCGGGCTCTACCGGCTCCAGGACGTGCTGCGAGGGCTGCAACAGCGGTACGACGACCCCGACTTGGCGCAGACACTCTTCGAACTCGACCACGAGAACGAGCAGTCCCTTCGTCGCGCGCAGGTCGCCGCCGTGGTGTGCGGGGCCTGGGTGGGGCTGGCCCGTGAGGAGTCGCACCTGGTCGATGCGGTGACCGGCGGCCAGTCCCGGCTCGTCGGCTACCACCGGGTCCAGGTCCACAACCACCTCGAAGAGGGCACCGCACTCGTCTCCCACGCCGTCGAGCCGGTCGCGATCATCGTCGCCGAGCTGCTCGACAACGCACTGCGCCACTCCTCCCCCGACACCACCGTCGCGGTGAACCTCGAACGCGCCCACCACGGCGTCTCGGTCACCATCGACGACGCCGGTGTCGGCATGGCCTCGGAAGAACGGGCCTACGCACAGCGGATGGTGGCCGGAGGCGACCCGATTCTGCTGTCCGAGCTCGGCGATCCGCCACGGATGGGCCTGGCCGCGATCGGCCAGCTGACCCGGCAGTTCGACCTGTCGGTCGACCTGTCGACACCGTCCCCCTACGGCGGCGTACGCGCCGTGCTGCTGGTCAAGAACCACCTCCTCAGCCGTATCGACCCCACTGAGCGGCCGCCCGCGGCCAGCGCCGCGCGGTCCACGCGCCAGGCCGCTCCAGCCGCCCCCACCGCACCGCCCGCGCCCGTTGTGGAGCCGCGCCCGGCCCGTGTGCCCACGCCCGTCGCACGCGACACCGCCCCCGTCACCCACGAATCCGCCCCCGAGCCCGACGGGGACGTACTGCCACGGCGCCGCCGCCGGGTCCGCGCCGACGATCTGCCCGCGCAGGCCGGGTCCGCCGCGCCCGAGCCGCCGCCCGCGCGCACCCCCGAGGAGGCCGCCGCCGCGCTCGGCGCCCTGCAGTCCGGAACCGCCGCCGCACGATCCGCCACCGACGCCGAAGGGAACGACCCCAGATGA
- a CDS encoding roadblock/LC7 domain-containing protein produces MTSRDPGDTAWVLDPILQIPHVRAAVLLTRDGLVSGYSDALSQASAERVAAITSTVQGACRTAAAAFADQDSALLRQVVIESDHGYILVAPTAHGTCVAAFGDPEVRLDLLGHRVHSQVARLGEKAMAAAPRGADGGTEA; encoded by the coding sequence ATGACCAGCCGCGACCCCGGCGACACGGCGTGGGTGCTCGATCCGATCCTTCAGATCCCGCACGTACGGGCCGCTGTCCTGCTCACCAGGGACGGTCTCGTCTCCGGATACTCCGACGCGCTCTCCCAGGCCTCGGCCGAACGCGTCGCCGCGATCACCAGCACCGTCCAGGGCGCCTGCCGTACCGCCGCCGCGGCCTTCGCCGACCAGGACAGCGCCCTGCTGCGCCAGGTCGTCATCGAGTCCGACCACGGCTACATCCTGGTCGCGCCCACCGCGCACGGCACCTGTGTGGCCGCCTTCGGCGATCCCGAGGTGCGCCTCGATCTGCTCGGCCACCGGGTCCACTCACAGGTGGCACGGCTCGGCGAGAAGGCGATGGCCGCCGCTCCCCGCGGAGCCGATGGCGGCACTGAGGCATGA
- a CDS encoding DUF742 domain-containing protein, with product MTGRRSGRPLVPAYLSTGGVARPSRNSLERLSVLTGKGPVPAGLPAAQRSLLETLDGGSLTVVETAALLELPVSAVRVLAAALIDQGLVNARPPVPYAAQPDPDLLKRVADGLRALKLQ from the coding sequence ATGACCGGCCGCCGGAGCGGCCGCCCCCTGGTCCCCGCCTATCTGTCCACCGGCGGTGTCGCGCGGCCCAGCCGCAACAGCCTGGAGCGCCTTTCGGTGCTGACCGGCAAGGGGCCTGTTCCCGCCGGACTCCCCGCCGCCCAGCGGAGTCTGCTGGAAACGCTGGACGGCGGCTCGCTCACGGTGGTGGAGACCGCGGCCCTGCTGGAACTGCCGGTCTCGGCCGTACGCGTGCTTGCCGCCGCTCTGATCGACCAGGGGCTGGTGAACGCCCGCCCGCCGGTCCCCTACGCCGCCCAGCCCGACCCTGATCTGTTGAAGAGAGTCGCCGATGGCCTCCGCGCCCTCAAGCTTCAGTGA
- a CDS encoding ATP/GTP-binding protein has product MASAPSSFSEHAGSGGLHLPDSARELVKILVAGPFGVGKTTLIDSVSEIRPLHTEEQLTEASVPSDDLAGVRDKTTTTVAIDFGRISLAGGIVLYLFGTPGQERFRSLWDDIAYGALGALVLVDTRRIDDSFDVLGLVEDSGLPYAVALNQFPDSKQYTEEQLRRSLDLEPGTPMVTCDARDTGASIDALLALVTHLIARTSPHPPTETR; this is encoded by the coding sequence ATGGCCTCCGCGCCCTCAAGCTTCAGTGAGCACGCCGGCTCCGGCGGGCTGCATCTGCCGGACAGCGCCCGCGAGTTGGTGAAGATTCTGGTGGCGGGCCCCTTCGGGGTCGGCAAGACCACACTGATCGACTCGGTCTCCGAGATCCGCCCGCTGCACACCGAGGAGCAGCTGACCGAGGCGTCCGTGCCGTCGGACGACCTCGCCGGCGTACGCGACAAGACCACCACCACCGTCGCCATCGACTTCGGACGGATCTCCCTGGCGGGCGGCATCGTGCTGTATCTCTTCGGCACCCCCGGCCAGGAACGCTTCCGCTCACTGTGGGACGACATCGCCTACGGGGCGCTCGGCGCGCTCGTCCTGGTCGACACCCGCCGTATCGACGACTCCTTCGACGTGCTGGGCCTGGTGGAGGATTCGGGGCTGCCGTACGCGGTCGCGCTCAACCAGTTCCCCGACTCCAAGCAGTACACCGAGGAGCAGTTGCGCCGCTCCCTGGATCTGGAGCCGGGCACCCCGATGGTGACCTGCGACGCCCGTGACACCGGCGCCTCCATCGACGCGCTGCTCGCCCTCGTGACGCACCTCATCGCCCGCACCAGCCCGCACCCGCCGACGGAGACCCGGTGA
- a CDS encoding cytochrome P450, with amino-acid sequence MNTYPAPAEAFNLSAPVRLWEEGFAADPHSYYAMLKAQGPIGWAELAPGVPAYVVTDRRAALDLLHDDETWSHDPRPWEATVAEDSPILGMMRWRPNALFSDGDAHIRYRRTLLDAFDLVEPHDLRERVHRAVDILVSRFGPGGRADLVADFARPLMALIFNNLFGLPDSESGRLNDALGRMMEGGEQSAQGEAEYGRYVLELIAAKSAERGDDLTSRLLDHPLALTPEEVTWQVFLTLGAGHEPTANLVSNALSRILGNPAYYSTLTSGSRPVMDAVVEVLRYETPLSNYGIHFARRSLSFHGVWVQAAIPVVVSYGALGHFADKEFDGAHHPHDASHLSWSAGEHSCPVKQHTLLIATEAIERLTQWLPDLEPVTPRERLTWRPGPFHRSLTALPVRFTPRVPDQPGERA; translated from the coding sequence GTGAACACCTACCCCGCCCCCGCAGAAGCGTTCAACCTGTCGGCTCCGGTCCGGCTCTGGGAAGAGGGCTTCGCCGCCGATCCGCACAGCTACTACGCGATGCTGAAGGCCCAGGGACCGATCGGCTGGGCAGAACTGGCCCCCGGTGTCCCCGCGTATGTCGTCACCGACCGCCGTGCCGCCCTCGATCTGCTGCACGACGACGAGACCTGGTCGCACGACCCGAGGCCCTGGGAGGCCACGGTCGCCGAGGACTCCCCGATCCTCGGCATGATGCGCTGGCGGCCCAACGCCCTTTTCTCCGACGGCGATGCGCACATCCGCTACCGCCGCACGCTCCTCGACGCCTTCGACCTGGTGGAGCCGCACGATCTGCGCGAGCGGGTGCACCGCGCGGTGGACATCCTGGTCTCCAGGTTCGGTCCCGGCGGCCGCGCCGACCTCGTCGCCGACTTCGCCCGCCCGCTGATGGCGCTGATCTTCAACAACCTCTTCGGCCTCCCCGACAGCGAGAGCGGACGCCTCAACGACGCGCTGGGCCGGATGATGGAGGGCGGCGAGCAGTCCGCGCAGGGCGAGGCCGAGTACGGACGTTACGTACTCGAACTCATCGCCGCCAAGAGTGCCGAGCGCGGCGACGACCTCACCAGCCGGCTGCTCGACCACCCCCTGGCTCTCACCCCGGAGGAGGTCACCTGGCAGGTCTTCCTCACCCTGGGCGCGGGCCACGAGCCCACCGCCAACCTCGTCTCCAACGCCCTGTCCCGCATCCTCGGCAACCCCGCCTACTACTCCACCCTCACCAGCGGCTCCCGGCCGGTCATGGACGCCGTCGTCGAGGTGCTGCGCTACGAGACCCCGCTGTCGAACTACGGCATCCACTTCGCCCGCAGGTCCCTGAGCTTCCACGGCGTCTGGGTGCAGGCGGCGATCCCCGTCGTCGTCTCCTACGGCGCGCTCGGCCACTTCGCGGACAAGGAGTTCGACGGCGCCCACCACCCTCACGACGCCTCGCACCTGTCGTGGTCGGCGGGCGAGCACTCCTGCCCCGTCAAACAGCACACCCTGCTGATCGCCACCGAAGCCATCGAGCGGCTCACCCAGTGGCTCCCAGACCTGGAGCCGGTGACCCCGCGCGAACGCCTCACCTGGCGCCCCGGCCCCTTCCACCGGTCGCTGACGGCCCTGCCCGTCCGCTTCACGCCCCGTGTCCCCGACCAGCCAGGAGAACGAGCATGA
- a CDS encoding cytochrome P450, with product MTASTPVALDPFGADIPAESARLRALGPVVPVELPGGIPAWAPTGYDTLKTLILDSRVSKDPRKHWSLFPEIGEHPSWGWILGWVGVVNMLSTYGPDHARLRKLVAPSFTARRTETMRARVEQITSELLEGLESEGASGEPVDVRAGFAHPLPMRMICELFGVPDDLVADTGRLIAAIMDTSDPSPEHGAFVQEQIGSVLGRLIAYKSEHPGDDMTTELIKVRDEDGDRLSDEELLHTLLLVIGAGFETTVNLIGNAVVALLTHPDQLAAVRADETGWDAVIDEVLRVHPSIASLPLRFAITDITIEGVTIPAGDAIVTTYAAAGYDPAHYGDDSTEFDAARGADDHLAFGIGVHRCIGAPLARMEAATALSALFERFPGLELGVKPEELRQVPSFIAMGWREIPVRLRG from the coding sequence ATGACCGCGTCCACCCCCGTGGCCCTCGACCCGTTCGGCGCCGACATCCCCGCGGAGAGCGCCCGGCTGCGTGCACTTGGCCCCGTGGTACCCGTCGAACTGCCCGGCGGCATTCCCGCCTGGGCTCCCACCGGATACGACACCCTCAAGACCCTGATCCTGGACTCCCGGGTCAGCAAGGATCCGCGCAAGCACTGGTCGCTCTTCCCCGAGATCGGCGAACACCCCTCGTGGGGCTGGATCCTGGGCTGGGTGGGCGTGGTCAACATGCTCTCCACCTATGGCCCCGACCACGCCCGGCTGCGCAAACTCGTCGCACCCAGCTTCACCGCCCGCCGTACGGAGACGATGCGCGCCCGCGTCGAGCAGATCACCAGCGAGCTCCTGGAGGGCCTGGAGAGCGAGGGCGCCTCCGGCGAGCCGGTCGATGTGCGCGCCGGATTCGCCCATCCCCTGCCCATGCGGATGATCTGCGAACTCTTCGGTGTCCCTGACGACTTGGTCGCGGACACCGGCCGGCTGATCGCCGCCATCATGGACACCTCCGACCCGAGCCCGGAGCACGGGGCGTTCGTCCAGGAGCAGATCGGCAGCGTGCTGGGCCGGCTCATCGCGTACAAGAGCGAGCACCCGGGCGACGACATGACCACCGAGCTCATCAAAGTTCGCGACGAGGACGGCGACCGGCTCAGCGACGAGGAACTGCTCCACACGCTGCTGCTGGTCATCGGCGCGGGCTTCGAGACGACGGTCAACCTCATCGGCAATGCGGTCGTCGCACTGCTGACGCATCCCGACCAGCTCGCCGCCGTACGCGCGGACGAGACCGGCTGGGACGCGGTGATCGACGAGGTGCTGCGCGTCCACCCCTCCATCGCCAGCCTGCCGCTGCGATTCGCCATCACCGACATCACGATCGAGGGCGTGACGATCCCGGCGGGGGACGCGATCGTCACGACGTACGCGGCGGCGGGGTACGACCCGGCGCACTACGGCGACGACTCCACGGAGTTCGACGCCGCCCGCGGCGCGGACGACCACCTGGCCTTCGGCATCGGGGTGCACCGCTGCATCGGCGCGCCGCTGGCCCGGATGGAGGCGGCTACGGCGCTGTCGGCGCTGTTCGAGCGCTTTCCTGGGCTCGAACTGGGGGTGAAGCCGGAGGAACTGCGGCAGGTGCCGTCGTTCATTGCGATGGGGTGGCGGGAGATTCCGGTGCGGTTGCGGGGGTAG